The genomic interval TCTCGCGGTCCGCCTTCAGCGTGTTGACGCGCAGATCGAGCGATGGCCGGAGGTTCAACGCCTCGGCCTCGGCCAGCCAGTCATCGCCGAAATTTTCCTTGAAGGCCGGGAGAATCCATTCCGGGAGGTCGGCGCGGACATGATCCGGGGCATCCGCAAGGTTGCCGCTGGCAAAGGCGGCGAGCGCGCTCTCGGAAAGAGGCTCCGGCGCGAACTTGTCGCCGTCGAGCCTTTCGGCAAGGCTTTCGGGGGTAAAACCCCATTGGCGGAACAACACCGCATGGGCGAGCGCCGCCGGGCTGTCATCATCCATCAGAAAGGCGTGCGACAGCTTCAGCCGGAGCGCGTCATAGACGATATTGCCGATCGCCGCCCGGTCGCCGGAGCCTGCAAAGCGATGCGCCGTGCCCCAGTCCTTCAGCGCGTTGGCGATGGGACGCTTGCGCTCCTCCACCTCGGAAAGAACCTCGATCGCGCCCTGAAGGCGTCCGCCAATGCGCATGTGTTATGCTCCCTTGGATGAGGTTTGGTGAAGGCGTAGACCACGCGCCCTCCAATCTCCCCCCTTGAGGGGGAGATGCCCCGAAAGGGGCAGAGAGGGGTGAACCGCAAGCCGCTGAACTCCGAGTCCGTTGTTCCGCCCCATACCCCTCTCTGTCGCTTCGCGACATCTCTCCCTCAAGGGGAGAGATTGAAGGGGGCTATGCGGCGCTCGCTGGCTTTCACCTGCCAACGCGCCCTCAACACCAACAGCCATCAAAACACCGCCACCGAAGCCACCACGGCGAGGTACACCAGCACCGCCGCAATCAGCCACAGCGCCACGCGGCCCGAGCGGGTGTGGCGCGCTTCGGCGCGGCCGATGGCCTCGGAGGTGCGCTCGTCGAAACGCAGGCCGTTTTCGCTCATGGCGACGACCTCGTTGTGGAATTTCTCGGTCTTGTCGGCGATGTCCGGGATGGCCTCGGCGATCTTCAGCACCGCCTGCATGCCCTCGCGCATATCGGTCAGCACCCGGCGGGGGCCGAGATTGTGTTCGATCCATTTCGACACGACCGGCTCGGACGCCTTCCACATGTTGAAATGCGGATCGAGCATGCGCGACACGCCCTCGACCACGACCATGGTCTTCTGCAGGTTGATGAGCTGCGTCTGCGTGGTCATGTCGAAGATTTCGGTGATCTCGAACAACAGCGTCAGAAGCTTGCCCATCGAGATGGTCTCCGCCGACTGGCCATGGATCGGTTCGCCGATGGCGCGGATCGCCTGCGCGAACGAGGCCTTGTTGTGGTGCGACGGCACGTATCCCGCCTCGAAATGGGCCTCGGCCACGCGCATGTAATCGCGGGTGATGAAGCCGTAGAGGATTTCGGCGAGCACCCGCCGCTCCTTCTTTCCGAGTCGCCCGACAATGCCCATGTCGACGGCGACGATCAGGCCATCCTTGTCGACGAACAGATTGCCGGGATGCATGTCGGCGTGGAAGAAGCCATCGCGCAGCGTGTGGCGCAGGAAGGACTGGATCAGCGTTACCGCCAGCTTCTCGAGGTCATGGCCCGCGGCCTTCAGCCCCGCGACATCCGACATCTTGACGCCGTCGATCCATTCCATGGTGACAACGTCGCGGCCGGTGCGCTCCCAGTCGACCGCAGGCAGGCGGAAGCCCTCGTCATGGGCGGTGTTTTCCGTCATCTCCGAGATCGCGGCCGCTTCCAGCCGCAGATCCATCTCGATCTTGGTGGTCTGTTCCAGCGTGCGGGTGACATCGACGGGCCTGAGCCGCCGGCTGGAGCGGATGAACCGCTCCTGCATGCGCGCGACCAGATACATCGCGCCGAGATCCTCGTTGAACCGGTGGCGGATACCGGGGCGGATCACCTTGACGGCGACCTTTTTCTCGCCCTCGGGCGTCGCGATCCTCGCCGGATGCACCTGCGCGATCGAGGCCGCGGCGATCGGATCGCCGAATTCGGTGTAGAGCTCATCGACAGAACGGCCGAGCGAGCCGCGAATGGTCGCCTTGGAGGCTTCGACCGGGAAGAACGGCATCCGGTCCTGCAACTGCGCCAGATCCTCGGCAAATCCGGCACCGACGACATCCGGCCGGGTTGCCAGGAACTGGCCCATCTTCACATAGGAGGGGCCGAGCCGCGAGATCGCCTTGCCGAGCCTGTCGGAGCGCGCCTTCTTGCGCGCGCCGGGCCGGGCGAAGGGCACCAGCAAGGCCTTCACCAACCGGGCATAGGGCGGCAGGCCTTCCGATGGCAGCGCGTTGATCACGCCCTCGCGGGCCAGCACCCAGCCGACGCCGAGAAGATTGAAGTAGGATCGAAGCGCGCCCATGATGAATGCCTAAAGTTTCCAGCCGGAATGAAGGGCAGCAATACCGCCGGAATAATTGGTGAACTTGACCCGCGAGAAGCCGGCGCGCTCGATCATCTTGGCAAAATCCTTCTGGTTCGGAAATTTGCGGATCGATTCGACCAGATAGCGGTAGGGTTCGCCATCGCCCGCGATCGCCTTGCCGACGCGCGGAATGGCGTGGAACGACCACAGATCATAGACCTTGTCGAGGATCGGGGCCTCGACCTCGGAAAATTCCAGCACCAGCAGCCGGCCGCCGCGCTTCAGCACCCGGTAGGCTTCCGAAAGCGCCTTGTCGATATGCGGCACATTGCGGATGCCGAAGGCGATCGTATAGGCGTCAAACGTCTTGTCCGGAAACGGCAGGTCCTCGGCATTGGCCTCGACGAAGGTG from Martelella mediterranea DSM 17316 carries:
- the ubiE gene encoding bifunctional demethylmenaquinone methyltransferase/2-methoxy-6-polyprenyl-1,4-benzoquinol methylase UbiE — its product is MTDSRTTANGGMETSFGFKNVADGDKQPLVNDVFHKVAKRYDIMNDVMSAGLHRAWKAGMVGALNPPADPDYHVLDVAGGTGDIAFRIVDASKGLARATVLDINGSMLAVGEERAQKKGIAENLTFVEANAEDLPFPDKTFDAYTIAFGIRNVPHIDKALSEAYRVLKRGGRLLVLEFSEVEAPILDKVYDLWSFHAIPRVGKAIAGDGEPYRYLVESIRKFPNQKDFAKMIERAGFSRVKFTNYSGGIAALHSGWKL
- the ubiB gene encoding 2-polyprenylphenol 6-hydroxylase; its protein translation is MGALRSYFNLLGVGWVLAREGVINALPSEGLPPYARLVKALLVPFARPGARKKARSDRLGKAISRLGPSYVKMGQFLATRPDVVGAGFAEDLAQLQDRMPFFPVEASKATIRGSLGRSVDELYTEFGDPIAAASIAQVHPARIATPEGEKKVAVKVIRPGIRHRFNEDLGAMYLVARMQERFIRSSRRLRPVDVTRTLEQTTKIEMDLRLEAAAISEMTENTAHDEGFRLPAVDWERTGRDVVTMEWIDGVKMSDVAGLKAAGHDLEKLAVTLIQSFLRHTLRDGFFHADMHPGNLFVDKDGLIVAVDMGIVGRLGKKERRVLAEILYGFITRDYMRVAEAHFEAGYVPSHHNKASFAQAIRAIGEPIHGQSAETISMGKLLTLLFEITEIFDMTTQTQLINLQKTMVVVEGVSRMLDPHFNMWKASEPVVSKWIEHNLGPRRVLTDMREGMQAVLKIAEAIPDIADKTEKFHNEVVAMSENGLRFDERTSEAIGRAEARHTRSGRVALWLIAAVLVYLAVVASVAVF